From Microbacterium sp. YJN-G, a single genomic window includes:
- a CDS encoding pyruvate carboxylase has translation MFQKILVANRGEIAIRAFRAAYEVGARTVAVFPYEDRGSLHRLKADEAYEIGERGHPVQAYLDVDEIIKVAVDSGADAIYPGYGFLSENPELAAKAAAAGITFIGPPAQVLEMAGNKVEAKRHAVEAGVPVLRSTEASDDVDALVAQSDEIGFPLFAKAVAGGGGRGMRRVETKAELAPALAEAMREAGAAFGDPRMFLEQAVLRPRHIEVQILADSQGETVHLFERDCSVQRRHQKVIEIAPAPNLDDDTRADLHRHAIAFARSIGYQNAGTVEFLLETAGPRAGEIVFIEMNPRIQVEHTVTEEVTDVDLVRAQMQIADGATLAELDLRQDDIQLRGAALQCRITTEDPTQGFRPDTGKITTYRSPGGAGIRLDGGTTAAGAQISPYFDSMLSKLTCRGRSFGSAVSRARRALAEFRIRGVSTNIPFLQAVLDDPSFAAGDLSTSFIDERPELLRGRVSKDRGSKILRWLVDVTVNKPHGENPVAISPSLKLPPLDLTTAAPAGSRQLLLEKGPAGFAEALRAQTALAVTETTFRDAHQSLLATRVRTRDLVAVAPYVARMTPQLLSVEAWGGATYDVALRFLGEDPWERLAALREALPNINIQMLLRGRNTVGYTPYPTEVTDAFVREAAETGIDIFRIFDALNDVSQMRPAIDAVLGTGTAVAEAALCYTGDLLNPAEDLYTLDYYLRLAEQIVEAGAHVIGIKDMAGLLRPAAAAKLVTALRERFDQPVHVHTHDTAGGQLATLLAASAAGADAVDVASAPMSGTTSQPSLSALIAALAHTERDTGIDLQAASDLEPYWEATRHLYRPFESGLPGPTGRVYHHEIPGGQLSNLRQQAIALGLAEDFELIEDMYAAANGILGRVPKVTPSSKVVGDLALHLAAVKADPADFEANPERYDIPDSVVGFMAGELGDLPGGWPEPFRSKVLAGRAAKAGITPISDEQRAALEGSSEQRRGMLNELLFPAPTKAFRQSREEYGDLSVLETPDYLYGLVPGAEHAVEIERGVRLYVGLEAIGEADPKGMRTVMTTLNGQLRPVAVRDRSIAVDAHEVEKADTSKPGQIAAPFSGAVTLKVEEGTTVQAGDPVASIEAMKMEAAITTPVDGVVERLAIGSTQQVDAGDLLVVIRPAH, from the coding sequence ATGTTCCAGAAGATCCTGGTGGCCAATCGTGGCGAGATCGCGATCCGCGCATTCCGCGCCGCGTATGAGGTGGGTGCGCGAACCGTCGCCGTCTTCCCGTACGAGGACCGCGGATCGCTGCACCGGCTGAAGGCTGACGAGGCCTACGAGATCGGCGAGCGGGGACACCCCGTGCAGGCCTACCTCGACGTCGACGAGATCATCAAGGTCGCCGTCGACTCCGGTGCGGATGCCATCTACCCCGGCTACGGGTTCCTCTCCGAGAACCCCGAGCTCGCGGCGAAGGCCGCAGCCGCCGGCATCACCTTCATCGGCCCGCCCGCGCAGGTGCTCGAGATGGCTGGCAACAAGGTGGAGGCCAAGCGGCACGCGGTCGAGGCCGGCGTGCCGGTGCTGCGCTCGACCGAGGCATCCGATGACGTCGACGCCCTCGTGGCGCAGTCCGACGAGATCGGCTTCCCGCTGTTCGCGAAGGCCGTCGCCGGCGGCGGAGGCCGCGGCATGCGGCGTGTGGAGACCAAGGCAGAGCTGGCGCCGGCCCTGGCCGAGGCCATGCGCGAGGCCGGTGCCGCCTTCGGCGACCCGCGGATGTTCCTCGAGCAGGCCGTGCTGCGCCCGCGTCACATCGAGGTGCAGATCCTCGCCGACAGCCAGGGCGAGACCGTCCACCTCTTCGAGCGCGACTGCTCGGTGCAGCGCCGGCACCAGAAGGTCATCGAGATCGCCCCGGCGCCCAACCTCGACGACGACACCCGCGCCGACCTGCACCGGCACGCGATCGCCTTCGCCCGCTCGATCGGCTACCAGAACGCAGGAACCGTGGAGTTCCTGCTCGAGACGGCGGGCCCGCGTGCGGGCGAGATCGTCTTCATCGAGATGAACCCGCGCATCCAGGTCGAGCACACCGTGACCGAGGAGGTCACCGACGTCGACCTCGTCCGCGCTCAGATGCAGATCGCCGACGGCGCCACCCTCGCCGAGCTCGACCTGCGCCAGGACGACATCCAGCTGCGCGGTGCCGCGCTGCAGTGCCGCATCACCACCGAGGACCCGACGCAGGGCTTCCGGCCCGACACCGGCAAGATCACCACCTACCGCTCGCCCGGCGGCGCCGGCATCCGCCTGGACGGCGGCACCACGGCCGCCGGCGCGCAGATCAGCCCGTACTTCGACTCGATGCTCTCGAAGCTGACCTGCCGCGGCCGCTCGTTCGGCAGCGCGGTCTCGCGCGCCCGCCGGGCCCTGGCGGAGTTCCGCATCCGCGGCGTATCCACCAACATCCCGTTCCTGCAGGCCGTGCTCGACGACCCGTCCTTCGCGGCGGGCGACCTGTCGACCTCGTTCATCGACGAGCGTCCCGAGCTGCTGCGCGGACGCGTGTCGAAGGACCGCGGCTCGAAGATCCTGCGCTGGCTGGTCGATGTCACCGTCAACAAGCCGCACGGTGAGAACCCGGTCGCGATCTCGCCGTCGCTCAAGCTGCCGCCGCTGGATCTCACCACGGCGGCGCCCGCCGGATCCAGGCAGCTGCTGCTGGAGAAGGGACCGGCCGGCTTCGCCGAGGCGCTGCGCGCCCAGACGGCCCTCGCCGTCACCGAGACGACCTTCCGCGACGCCCACCAGTCGCTGCTGGCCACCCGCGTCCGCACCCGCGATCTCGTCGCGGTCGCACCGTACGTCGCCCGGATGACCCCGCAGCTGCTGTCGGTCGAGGCCTGGGGAGGGGCGACCTACGACGTCGCGCTGCGCTTCCTCGGCGAGGACCCGTGGGAGCGCCTGGCCGCACTGCGCGAGGCGCTGCCGAACATCAACATCCAGATGCTGCTGCGCGGACGCAACACGGTCGGCTACACGCCGTACCCGACGGAGGTGACCGACGCGTTCGTGCGCGAGGCCGCCGAGACCGGCATCGACATCTTCCGCATCTTCGACGCGCTCAACGACGTCTCGCAGATGCGCCCCGCGATCGACGCCGTGCTGGGCACGGGCACCGCGGTCGCCGAGGCTGCGCTGTGCTACACCGGCGACCTGCTCAACCCCGCCGAGGACCTGTACACGCTGGACTACTACCTGCGCCTGGCCGAGCAGATCGTCGAGGCCGGTGCGCACGTGATCGGCATCAAGGACATGGCGGGTCTGCTGCGTCCCGCGGCCGCGGCGAAGCTCGTCACCGCGCTGCGTGAGCGCTTCGACCAGCCCGTGCACGTCCACACGCACGACACGGCGGGCGGACAGCTCGCCACGCTGCTGGCGGCGAGTGCGGCCGGCGCGGATGCCGTGGACGTCGCGTCGGCTCCCATGTCGGGCACCACCAGTCAGCCGTCGCTGTCGGCCCTGATCGCGGCCCTCGCCCACACCGAGCGCGACACCGGGATCGACCTGCAGGCGGCATCCGACCTCGAGCCGTACTGGGAGGCGACCCGCCACCTGTACCGGCCGTTCGAGTCGGGCCTGCCCGGCCCCACCGGACGCGTCTACCACCACGAGATCCCCGGCGGCCAGCTGTCGAACCTGCGTCAGCAGGCCATCGCGCTGGGCCTGGCCGAGGACTTCGAGCTCATCGAGGACATGTACGCCGCGGCGAACGGCATCCTCGGGCGCGTGCCCAAGGTGACCCCCTCGTCGAAGGTCGTCGGCGACCTGGCGCTGCACCTGGCGGCCGTCAAGGCCGACCCCGCCGACTTCGAGGCCAACCCCGAGCGGTACGACATCCCTGACTCGGTCGTCGGGTTCATGGCCGGCGAGCTGGGCGACCTTCCGGGCGGCTGGCCCGAGCCGTTCCGCAGCAAGGTGCTCGCGGGCCGTGCGGCCAAGGCCGGGATCACCCCGATCAGCGACGAGCAGCGGGCGGCGCTGGAGGGCTCTTCCGAGCAGCGCCGCGGCATGCTCAACGAGCTGCTGTTCCCCGCACCGACCAAGGCGTTCCGGCAGAGCCGCGAGGAGTACGGCGACCTCTCGGTGCTCGAGACCCCGGACTACCTCTACGGCCTCGTCCCCGGCGCCGAGCATGCGGTCGAGATCGAGCGCGGCGTGCGCCTGTACGTCGGCCTGGAGGCGATCGGCGAGGCCGATCCGAAGGGCATGCGCACCGTCATGACGACGCTCAACGGCCAGCTGCGGCCGGTGGCCGTGCGCGACCGGTCGATCGCGGTCGACGCGCACGAGGTCGAGAAGGCCGACACCTCCAAGCCCGGCCAGATCGCGGCGCCGTTCTCGGGAGCGGTGACGCTGAAGGTCGAGGAGGGCACCACGGTGCAGGCCGGCGACCCGGTGGCATCCATCGAGGCGATGAAGATGGAGGCGGCGATCACCACCCCCGTCGACGGCGTCGTGGAGCGGCTCGCGATCGGCTCGACGCAGCAGGTGGACGCCGGCGATCTTTTGGTCGTCATCCGCCCCGCCCACTAA
- a CDS encoding MerR family transcriptional regulator — MAPAGAARERSAPTGLLSIGQVLARLTPEFAQLTSSKLRFLEVQGIVTPSRTESGYRKFSASDVERLRTALILQRDHYLPLSVIREQLDEAEAKGQGWSDIVPRSITPAARTHRRDELLSRTGATPQLLNDAISAGLITASETYTEQVSSLLSGLVSLARHGIEPRHLRTLRQNAEREVALIESALSTLMRRTDAASRGRAAELAPELASHIDDVRRVMVRQTLDRALS, encoded by the coding sequence ATGGCGCCGGCCGGCGCCGCCCGGGAGCGCTCCGCGCCCACGGGCCTTCTCAGCATCGGCCAGGTTCTGGCACGTCTCACCCCCGAATTCGCCCAGCTCACCTCGAGCAAGCTGCGCTTCCTCGAGGTGCAGGGGATCGTCACCCCCTCGCGCACCGAGTCGGGATACCGCAAGTTCTCGGCATCCGACGTCGAGCGCCTGCGCACCGCGCTCATCCTGCAGCGCGACCACTACCTTCCGCTGAGCGTGATCCGCGAGCAGCTCGACGAGGCCGAGGCGAAGGGGCAGGGCTGGAGCGACATCGTGCCGCGCTCGATCACCCCGGCCGCACGGACCCATCGTCGCGACGAACTGCTCTCGCGCACCGGTGCGACCCCGCAGCTGCTCAACGACGCGATCAGCGCCGGACTCATCACCGCATCCGAGACGTACACCGAGCAGGTCTCGTCGCTGCTGTCCGGTCTCGTCTCCCTCGCCCGTCACGGCATCGAACCGCGTCACCTGCGCACGCTGCGCCAGAACGCCGAGCGCGAGGTCGCCCTGATCGAGTCCGCACTGTCCACTCTCATGCGCCGCACGGACGCCGCCTCCCGCGGACGCGCCGCCGAACTGGCACCGGAGCTGGCATCGCACATCGACGACGTGCGCCGGGTGATGGTGCGGCAGACCCTCGACCGAGCGCTTTCGTAA
- a CDS encoding FHA domain-containing protein: MGPGGAIHRNGELRHDVTQTFGHESDLSFVPFGADLTEAESSAISALPAGSALLLVRAGALAGARYLLDADVTTVGRHPEADIFFDDVTVSRRHAEITRTGSVFEIIDQRSLNGTYVNGERVDRSELANGYELRIGKFRMNFFASPADLATATD; the protein is encoded by the coding sequence ATCGGCCCCGGAGGCGCGATCCACCGCAACGGCGAGTTGCGTCATGACGTGACGCAGACGTTCGGCCACGAATCCGACCTCTCCTTCGTGCCCTTCGGCGCGGACCTCACCGAGGCGGAGAGCTCGGCCATCTCGGCCCTGCCCGCCGGCTCCGCGCTGCTGCTCGTGCGTGCGGGGGCCCTGGCCGGTGCGCGCTACCTGCTCGACGCCGACGTGACGACCGTCGGCCGCCACCCCGAGGCCGACATCTTCTTCGACGACGTGACCGTCTCACGCCGTCACGCCGAGATCACCCGCACGGGGTCGGTCTTCGAGATCATCGACCAGCGGTCGCTCAACGGCACCTATGTGAACGGCGAGCGGGTCGACCGCAGCGAGCTGGCCAACGGCTACGAGCTGCGCATCGGCAAGTTCCGCATGAACTTCTTCGCCTCACCGGCTGATCTCGCAACGGCGACCGACTGA
- a CDS encoding MerR family transcriptional regulator codes for MNADGLAGDPRFVTELLFTDGLPAMDDEVGYRGAVAARAAGITYRQLDYWARTELVVPTVRGASGSGSQRLYGFRDILVLKLVKRLLDTGISLQQIRTAVEQLRAAGIRDLAGTTLMSDGASVYLCTSNDEVIDLVSRGQGVFGIAVGKVLREVESTLVEFDPTAPDPVDELAARRSKRTA; via the coding sequence ATGAATGCGGATGGGCTGGCAGGCGACCCGCGGTTCGTGACCGAGCTCCTCTTCACGGACGGACTCCCCGCCATGGATGACGAGGTCGGCTACCGCGGTGCTGTCGCCGCTCGCGCAGCGGGCATCACCTACCGTCAGCTGGACTACTGGGCGCGCACCGAGCTGGTCGTGCCGACCGTCCGCGGCGCCAGCGGCTCGGGTTCGCAGCGCCTCTACGGCTTCCGCGACATCCTCGTGCTCAAGCTCGTCAAGCGCCTGCTCGACACCGGCATCTCGCTGCAGCAGATCCGCACCGCGGTCGAGCAGCTGCGGGCAGCGGGCATCCGCGACCTCGCCGGAACCACGCTCATGAGCGACGGCGCCTCGGTGTACCTGTGCACCTCGAACGACGAGGTCATCGACCTGGTCAGCCGCGGCCAGGGCGTGTTCGGCATCGCCGTCGGCAAGGTGCTGCGCGAGGTCGAGTCGACGCTGGTCGAGTTCGACCCGACGGCTCCGGACCCGGTCGACGAGCTGGCGGCACGCCGCTCCAAGCGCACCGCGTAG
- a CDS encoding ParA family protein has protein sequence MHVLSVSSLKGGVGKTTVTLGLASAAFARGIRTLVVDLDPQSDVSTGMDIQIAGRLNIADVLENPKEKIVRQAITTSGWAKVHPGTIDLLIGSPSAINFDGPHPSVRDVWKLEEALATVESEYDLVLIDCAPSLNALTRTAWAASDRVMVVTEPGLFSVAAADRALRAIEEIRRGLSPRLQPLGIVVNRVRPQSIEHQFRIKELRDMFGPLVLAPQLPERTSLQQAQGAAKPLHIWPGDSAQELAADFDLLLDRIIRTGRVPVPESGAQA, from the coding sequence GTGCACGTACTCAGCGTCAGCTCCCTCAAGGGAGGCGTAGGCAAGACGACCGTCACCCTCGGTCTCGCCTCCGCCGCCTTCGCCCGCGGCATCCGCACCCTCGTGGTCGACCTCGACCCGCAGTCGGACGTCTCCACCGGCATGGACATCCAGATCGCGGGCAGACTGAACATCGCCGACGTGCTCGAGAATCCCAAGGAGAAGATCGTCCGTCAGGCGATCACCACCAGCGGCTGGGCGAAGGTGCACCCCGGCACGATCGACCTGCTGATCGGCAGCCCCTCCGCGATCAACTTCGACGGCCCGCACCCGAGCGTGCGCGACGTGTGGAAGCTGGAAGAGGCTCTGGCCACCGTCGAGAGCGAGTACGACCTCGTGCTCATCGACTGCGCCCCGTCGCTGAACGCCCTGACCCGCACGGCGTGGGCCGCCAGCGACCGTGTGATGGTCGTCACCGAACCCGGCCTGTTCTCGGTCGCCGCCGCCGACCGCGCGCTGCGCGCGATCGAGGAGATCCGCCGCGGCCTCTCCCCCCGGCTGCAGCCGCTGGGCATCGTCGTGAACCGCGTGCGCCCGCAGTCGATCGAGCACCAGTTCCGCATCAAGGAGCTGCGAGACATGTTCGGCCCGCTGGTGCTCGCACCGCAGCTGCCCGAGCGCACCTCGCTGCAGCAGGCTCAGGGCGCGGCCAAGCCGCTGCACATCTGGCCCGGCGACTCCGCTCAGGAGCTCGCGGCCGACTTCGACCTGCTGCTGGATCGCATCATCCGCACCGGCCGCGTGCCCGTTCCCGAGTCCGGCGCCCAGGCCTGA